CTCGCCCAGATGGCCGCCGTAACGAACACCCCCGAACACCCGGTCGGTCGTACCGGCACCGCCGTAGGCATTCCACCCCTGTGAAGCCGGGTCACCCGACCTCCGGGGAATCACATTGATGACCCCGTTCACCGCATTCGCACCCCAGAGGGTTCCTCCCGGGCCGCTCACTACTTCCAATCGTTCGATATCCGGCAGAAAGAGATTCTGCACGTCCCAGAATACGCCCGAGTAGAGGGGCGTGTAGACAGACCGCCCGTCTATCAAAACGAGCATCTTGTTCGCCGCCGTTCCGTTGAAGCCCCTCGCGCTGATCGCCCATTGCCGGGAGTCGATTTGAGCGGTGCCGAGGTTGGGGGCAAGCCGGAGCGCTTCAGGCAGCGTCGTGGCGCCCGAGCGCCGGATGTCCTCCTGTGCCACCACTTGGACCGCAGCCGGCGTTTCAAACAGCGGCGCGGCATGCTTGGACACGGAGGTAACATCCATCTGCATCAATTCCTCAAGATTCTTTCCCTTGAGCTCCTGCCCGGAGAGCGTATCACTCAGTGCCTCCTGCGCACGGCAATCGGCGAATAAAACTAAGGAACTAAAGAACAGGAGTGGAATGAACAGCCCTGGTTGAAAGATCTTATGTACCCCCCTCATGCGGTCCTCTCTGGAAACGGTATCATTCTCAAAATGCCCCTTTGATTATTTTGGGATCTCCAGCCGTTCGCAGAAAAATATTGAATCTCCGTCATAAAGTCAATGCTTCCCCTCTATTTCTAATAAATTGAAGCGCCGGACCCCACCCATTACTTAGTATGGTCATGCGGGGGTTCACTCAACCGTAACAGGAACCGGGATGGCCTAAGTAATTCTAGAGAATACCGGATGATTGCTTTTTCTCCATGTTGAGCGGTTTCAGGTCTATAATTTACCATAAATAGATCTCGCCGTCAATGGGGTCTAGACCTACCGGGAGCGTAGTAGAACACCTACCCTGCTTGGGGAACGAATGCGGGCCAGAGGGGAAGATGAAACAGGGATACCGGCGGGCGCCGGTTGAAGCCGATAGATCACGCCGGGAGGAGTTTCCGGAGACTGCCATGAGACCGTTGGGGTGCGAGAAGCCGCCCCCCAACGCATACTTCAGTGTGCGACCTTGATATACCCCCAATGATCCTGTTGCTTCGAGAAGATCTCATGTATGCCGTCCGGCACGGTCTGCACGCCCTCGAGCAAATCCTTCTTCTCGACCTTATTGTTCTTCATGGCGATCTCGCACACCTTGAACGAGACATTCGGATTCGTCATGGCTTCCTTCACGTTGGCGGCGTATGCCGATCGTTCGGGCATCACGAGCTCCAGGCCTTTGCCGTACATGACGACCTCCAACTCCGTTTTGGGGTTCAGCGCGGTCACCTCCTTGATCCACCGGAGGACCGCTTTCTGGTCGAGGGTATCCCTGCTTGTGAGATCGAACACCATTTTGTACGGCTCGGTCTGGGCTGCCGCAACGACGCAGCAGAGGACCGCGAGGCATGATGCAAGCATGAGTCGTTTCATGGCGAGTCCCTTCATTAATTGTTTTCCCGTTCGGAGCTTTTTGAGGGCTGAAAATCAGGATGGCCGGTCTGCCAGAGCACAAACGAGTACTGGTCGGCGAAATTCCTGAACGTGACTTCCTTGTCTTCCGTAAAATGCCCGTTGTCGTAATTGACCTTCATGAGGACAGGCTTGTCCGAAGCCGTCGCCTGCTGGAGCGCCGCCGCGAATTTTCCGGGCTCCCACGCGACCACGCGGGGATCGTTCCAGCCGCCGACGCAAATGACGGCGGGATACTTCACGCCGCGCTTCACATGCTCCAGCCCGTCCATCTCGTGGAGCGCCATGCATTCGGCCGAGTCCTTCACGGTTCCGAACTCGGGGATGTTGGCGGGCCCGTTCGGCGCAAACTCCATGCGCATTGCGTTCGCGCAACCCACGTTGCAGATGGCAGCCCCGAAGAGGTCGGGCCGTTCGGTGATGGCGCGGCTGATGAGAATGCCGCCGGCGCTAGTCCCCATCCCCGCAAGTTTTTGGGGAGAAGTGTAGCCGTTTTTCACAAGGTATTCACCGCAGGAGATGAAGTCTTTCCACGTGTTCGGTTTTGTGGACTTGTACCCCGCTTTGTACCATTCTTCCCCCTTTTCACCGCCTCCCCGGACATGCGCGAACGCCATCACGACCCCGCGCAACGCGACCGAACGGAGGATGCTGAACCCCGGCGTGGTGCTGATCCCGTACGCGCCGTATCCCTGCATCAGACAGCAATTCTTTCCGTCCCGGGCCATCCCCTTTTTGTACACGATGGAGAGGGGGATCATGGTGCCGTCATGCCCGGGGACTTCGACCTCTTCGGCCACAAGGTTCTCAAACCCCGGATACGACACATCCACATTGAAAATACTCCTGGAAAACGTATCGGTTTCCCCGTCATAGTCGTACCAGGTGAGGGGGACGACCCACGAGGTGATGTTGACGATGCAACGGTCCGTCGACTGGTCGGGGCAGAAAATCCCCGCATTGCCCGAGCCCGGCAGCTTGACTTCGGAGCTCTGCCCGCTCGTAAGATTGTACTTCACGAACCGGTTGGTGATCCCGTTCGAGTAGACGACAAAGAGGAAACTCTTCGTCTTGGTGATATACTGGATCGCATCCTTCTGCTCCGGGATGACCGTGACCGCATTGTTCCAATCCGGGTGCGCCACATCGGTCGACACGAGTTTATACTGCGGCGCGTTCTTCAGGGTGACGGCGTAGATCTTGTCCTTGTAATACTCCATCCCCCGGACCAGGCTGTCGGAAGGCTCGCAGAGCACTTTCCAGTCAAGCTTCGCCTGTTCCAGTTGCGACGCGGGGGCGTAGAAGACGCGCATCTCGTTCCGGACGTTGCTGAGGCTCGCAAAGACGTATTGGGGGTAGGTCTTGTCGATGCTCGCAAAGGGGAGCTCGTTGGGGGCGATATTCAGGCCCGGGTAGGCTTCGTTGCTGAAGAAATCCCGGTCCGTGGCCGGGTCGGCGCCGACCCGGTGGAGTTTCGTTTTGGTGTTGAGCTCGAATTCCGCGCTCTTGTTGTCGGCCGTCTTCTGGGAGAAGTAGAAAAACGACTGGTTGTCGAGAGTCCAGCCGATCGGCCCGAACCAACTCGGATAAATGCTGTCGGCGGCGAGGGTGCCCGAGTCGACGTTCAACACCCGCAGCTCCGAGACCTCAGCCCCGCTCGCCGAAAGCCCCAGCGCAATTCTCTTCCCGTCATAGCTGGGAACGACGGCCTGGATGGTGGTTTTCACACCCGGTTTGTAGCTGCCCGGATCGAGCAGCAGTTTTTCCGGACCGCTCCACCCCTCCCGGTAATACAATTTTCCCACGTTTTCTCCGCCGAGGGTCTTTTTGTAAAACAGCCGGCCGCCCTCATAGGCGATGCTCGAGTAGTTCGCGGGCTTTCGCTTATCCAGCTCCATCCATTCCTTCACAAGCCGGTCTCGGCCGACGATCTTGTTGAGCATATTGTTGCTCAGATCGGCCTGGGCCTGAAACCAGTCGACAACTTCCTTGTCCTTCATGTTCTCGAGCCAGCGGTAGGGGTCTTTCGAGGTCATCCCCCAGTACGTGTCGCTGCTGTCGACGGTCTTTGTGGGCGGATAGACCCACTGGGCTGTCGTACCGGCGGCGGAGAGCAGGAGCATTGCGAATGCAAACAGGGTTTTCATCGGTGAATCTCCTCTGTGTTGGTAAATCGGTTGCCTCCGGCGCGCGCAACGGGCGGGTTGCGGCGTGCTACGAACCAGTTACGGTCAGGTACTTTGAGCTGCGGGGGCAAGCCCCTTACCGAAAGGGACCGCCTCAATCTCCTTCGAGAGAGCGAGCTCCGTCATCCGCTTCCGTTCGGCCCGGGAGAGGAATCCGACGGCGACGAAAATAAATCCGAGAGAGACCCAATCCTGGGTTTTCGGAAACGCTCCTCCGAATAGGATAGCGGATACGAGCGTGGCCGTCGTCCCCGCTACGAGCGAGGTCAGGCGGTTGACCAGCCCCGCAAACGTCGCGGTCCGGCCTTTGAACATGAAGATGAACACCGAGAAAAACGCGACCATCCCGTAGGCCATCCCGACAAGGACCGCCCAGAACCAGAACGAATTCGGGTTCACGAACGAATTGTGGAACAGCAATAATTGGCTGCTCGTCGAACCGAACCAATCGGGCGCGTGGAATAACGCCAGCCCGACGGCGAGCATCACGAACGATGCGGCTATCTGCTCGATCGCGAAGAAGCCGTTGTTGTCGAGCTTGACGCCTTTCGCCCGGGTATTCTTGTAGTAGTTCATGATGTAGATCCGGATCGAATAGGCGAGGATATAGCTGCCCAGGATGCTCATCGCGGCGAAGGAATGGACGAATTCAAAATCTCCTTTCCCCACCGAGAAAATGTTGACCGCGGCGGCGCCGATCGCAAAGACCACGGCGAAATTCTCCTCCCAGTAGACGCGCTTTTTCAGGATCCCCTGCCGGATCTGGACGGCATCCACGAGCCTGCCGATGATGATGACGCTGGCGCGCATGATCACCATCGCCACCATGACCGAGATCGGAAGCAAATACATGAGGGTTGTGGTGGGGATGACGATGGCCGTGCAGATTCCCGACGGGATGATGTAGAGAATTTCCCTGGGAAGCCGCAGGCTCCCCCAGGTCATGAGTTTGTTCGATTGGAGTTTGTACCACCTCAGGGCAAAGACGACGCCGAGACAGATGAGGCTCCCGCCGATCGTATTGAACGCCAGATACTCCACATCCTTCATCCCGGGATAACCGAGCTCGGGCCGCCCCGTGAAGTATTTCACGGCGACCCCGGTAACGACGTAGAACAGGAAATAGCCGGTACAGAGTTGTACGAGCCTCCCGGTGCTTCCTTCAGTCGTTTTCCACATTCTCCGGTCGATTCCCTCTCATGGCAGATGTGCCCCGGCGCGATGGCGGGAGCAAGTTTAATAATAGATTTTCGCCCGTTCAAAAGCAACCTCCGCCCCCGCGGCATGGTGTGGGGTCGTAACTTCATTTTTTGCTCGTCATCCCGACATGTTTTAGGTCGGGATCTTTATAAAAGAGTTGAAAGATGCTGACCAGGAGCATGTCAGCATGACGAGGTGGAGAGAGCTTCGGCCAAATTAAGACACCACCCGGCACGGAAATCATTCCCATGTTGAACGAAAAAGTATTATATTCAAGACCGACCGCCACTAAAACTAAAGGAGTATCCTTGGCCGAAAAGCTCAAACACCGCATCCTGATCGCCGATGATGAGGATGATCTTCGCAACCTCCTCGGCGACCTCCTCTCGGGGGCGGATTACGAGGTCATCTACGCTGCCGACGGCGAAGAGGCGATCGCACAGATCCGGAGCCAAAAACCCGATCTGGCCCTGCTCGACATCCAGATGCCGAGGCTCAACGGCATCGAAGTGCTGAAGTATGTCAACCAGAATTGCCCCTCCCTGCATGTCATCATGCTCACCGGATTTGCCGACCTGAAATACGCGATGGAGGCCCGCGAGTTCGGCGCCCGCGATTTCATCAGCAAGCCCTACAAGGTCGACGACATGCTTGAAACGATCTCCCGACTCCTGACCGAATAGATCGACCATCCAACGAACCGGGGTACCCCATGATCGAAGAGCTCAAAAATATTCCGAGCAAGGTAAATCTCGAGCAGTTCGACGTGAGCAAGTTCTCGAAAGAGAAAATACGCGAGCTGTTCAAAATGGGCAAGGTTCCGACGGCCGAGGCGATGGTCGAAGAAATCCTCATGCGCTCGCTCAAGGAAGGGGCGACGGATCTCCACTTCGAGCCGGCGGAGAACGAGATCCGGATCCGCATCGGGCAGGAGGGGGTTCTCAAGCTGCTCCTTTCGCTCCCGAAGGAAATCTCCGATAATCTGACGAGCGTGCTCAAGACCAGGGCGAGCCTCAACACCTTCGAGAAGAAGAAACCCCAGGAGGGCCGGTTTTCGATCAATGTCGCCACGCTCCAGTTCGACATCCGGATCAGCACGATGCCGGTCCTGACCGGCGAGCGGGCCGCACTCCGCATTCTGCAGAAGAACACGAGCGTTGCGCAC
This region of Bacteroidota bacterium genomic DNA includes:
- a CDS encoding DsrE family protein, translated to MKRLMLASCLAVLCCVVAAAQTEPYKMVFDLTSRDTLDQKAVLRWIKEVTALNPKTELEVVMYGKGLELVMPERSAYAANVKEAMTNPNVSFKVCEIAMKNNKVEKKDLLEGVQTVPDGIHEIFSKQQDHWGYIKVAH
- a CDS encoding prolyl oligopeptidase family serine peptidase yields the protein MKTLFAFAMLLLSAAGTTAQWVYPPTKTVDSSDTYWGMTSKDPYRWLENMKDKEVVDWFQAQADLSNNMLNKIVGRDRLVKEWMELDKRKPANYSSIAYEGGRLFYKKTLGGENVGKLYYREGWSGPEKLLLDPGSYKPGVKTTIQAVVPSYDGKRIALGLSASGAEVSELRVLNVDSGTLAADSIYPSWFGPIGWTLDNQSFFYFSQKTADNKSAEFELNTKTKLHRVGADPATDRDFFSNEAYPGLNIAPNELPFASIDKTYPQYVFASLSNVRNEMRVFYAPASQLEQAKLDWKVLCEPSDSLVRGMEYYKDKIYAVTLKNAPQYKLVSTDVAHPDWNNAVTVIPEQKDAIQYITKTKSFLFVVYSNGITNRFVKYNLTSGQSSEVKLPGSGNAGIFCPDQSTDRCIVNITSWVVPLTWYDYDGETDTFSRSIFNVDVSYPGFENLVAEEVEVPGHDGTMIPLSIVYKKGMARDGKNCCLMQGYGAYGISTTPGFSILRSVALRGVVMAFAHVRGGGEKGEEWYKAGYKSTKPNTWKDFISCGEYLVKNGYTSPQKLAGMGTSAGGILISRAITERPDLFGAAICNVGCANAMRMEFAPNGPANIPEFGTVKDSAECMALHEMDGLEHVKRGVKYPAVICVGGWNDPRVVAWEPGKFAAALQQATASDKPVLMKVNYDNGHFTEDKEVTFRNFADQYSFVLWQTGHPDFQPSKSSERENN
- a CDS encoding response regulator, which encodes MAEKLKHRILIADDEDDLRNLLGDLLSGADYEVIYAADGEEAIAQIRSQKPDLALLDIQMPRLNGIEVLKYVNQNCPSLHVIMLTGFADLKYAMEAREFGARDFISKPYKVDDMLETISRLLTE